One window from the genome of Thermus sediminis encodes:
- the cdd gene encoding cytidine deaminase: MERIKALLKAHVERAYAPYSGFPVAALLEAEGEVFLGVNVENAALPLSQCAERNAVAAMVLSGKRRIDRVHVYSPKGPIPPCGGCRQVLLEFGGPEVEVVLHGPEGEEVTTLGTLLPLAFRL, from the coding sequence ATGGAGAGGATTAAGGCCCTCCTCAAGGCCCATGTGGAGCGGGCCTACGCCCCCTACTCGGGCTTTCCCGTGGCGGCCCTCCTGGAGGCGGAAGGGGAGGTCTTCCTGGGAGTCAACGTGGAAAACGCCGCCCTTCCCCTCTCCCAGTGTGCCGAAAGGAACGCCGTGGCCGCCATGGTCCTATCGGGGAAGCGGCGCATAGACCGGGTCCACGTCTACAGCCCCAAGGGACCCATCCCCCCGTGCGGGGGGTGCCGCCAGGTGCTCCTGGAGTTCGGGGGGCCGGAGGTGGAGGTGGTCCTCCACGGGCCCGAGGGGGAGGAGGTCACCACCCTGGGGACCCTCCTGCCCCTGGCCTTCCGCCTTTAG
- a CDS encoding TolC family protein yields the protein MKRLIVWTLLLLPALAQPLPEALRKGLETPGVANARLDREGRARDLARTLEDPLRTPLSELQARQALELAEARLQRALAQAENEILAAYLQALEASLQVGLAAKAVQVADLALRATEIRVRGGGATPLELLEAQNRLLEARSNLEVARRGEESAQASLENLLGPWRPEGVAELPPLPQEDLLETLLRENVDLLQLKQSLELLSFQRGLLDETFTPRREIEALEEQIQALETSLDNLERSLGVGLRARYAQLGPLLQGAQAAAEAYRAAQERYAAEERRFRAGLTSQLALLQQELALLQAQLALAQARHAYLRAYYGLLASR from the coding sequence GTGAAAAGGCTCATCGTCTGGACCCTTCTCCTCCTCCCGGCCCTGGCCCAGCCCCTCCCCGAGGCCCTCAGGAAGGGGTTGGAGACGCCCGGCGTCGCCAACGCCAGGCTGGACCGGGAGGGCAGGGCCAGGGACCTGGCCCGCACCCTGGAGGACCCCCTCCGCACCCCCCTCTCCGAGCTCCAGGCCCGCCAGGCCCTGGAGCTAGCGGAGGCCAGGCTCCAGCGGGCCCTGGCCCAGGCGGAAAACGAGATCCTGGCCGCCTACCTCCAGGCCCTCGAGGCCAGCCTCCAGGTCGGGCTGGCGGCCAAGGCGGTCCAGGTGGCCGATCTGGCCTTGAGGGCCACGGAGATCCGGGTGAGGGGAGGCGGGGCCACCCCCCTGGAGCTGCTGGAGGCCCAGAACCGGCTCCTGGAGGCCCGAAGCAACCTGGAGGTCGCCAGACGGGGAGAGGAGAGCGCCCAGGCCTCCCTGGAGAACCTCCTGGGCCCCTGGAGGCCCGAGGGCGTGGCCGAACTCCCTCCCCTACCCCAGGAGGACCTCCTGGAAACCCTCCTCAGGGAAAACGTGGATTTGCTCCAGCTAAAGCAGTCCCTGGAGCTTTTAAGCTTCCAGCGGGGGCTTTTGGACGAAACCTTTACCCCGAGGAGGGAGATAGAGGCCCTGGAGGAGCAGATCCAGGCCCTGGAGACCAGCCTAGACAACCTGGAGCGCTCCCTGGGGGTGGGGCTGAGGGCCCGCTACGCCCAGCTCGGCCCCCTCCTGCAGGGGGCCCAGGCCGCGGCCGAGGCCTACAGGGCGGCTCAAGAACGCTACGCCGCCGAGGAGAGGCGGTTCCGGGCCGGGCTTACCAGCCAGCTCGCCCTCCTGCAACAAGAGCTCGCCCTCCTCCAGGCCCAACTCGCCCTAGCCCAGGCCCGGCACGCCTACCTGAGGGCCTACTA
- a CDS encoding hemolysin family protein, which yields MDRPPSRWLFLLPFGSPALAQSQAPSSGEALLLAFLLGLSAFFSATETALTTLYPWKLRELAERENGPFRLLAQDITRFLTTILVGNNLVNIAATALVTKLATEAFGSAGVGVATGAMTFLILFFGEITPKSLAVHHAPGIARLAVWPIYLLSLLFYPLGRFFSFASGGLLRLLRLEPRGTPLVSEEELRLILAGAEEAGAIEAQEEEMIHSILELEETPVREIMTPRVEMVAIEAEATLEEFLHLFREHGYSRVPVFRESVDHIVGIAYAKDLLDYHCEEDLKGRTVASIAHPPYFVPENMDAWSLLKELRRRKVHMAIVVDEFGGTAGLATMEDVMEEIVGEIYDETDEPEDAAIKRLPNGSLSIQAQTPIDEVSEALGVELPEGEYDTLSGFLYERFARIPSVGESLEWQGWRFVVESASQRRIERVRVERLVEHGED from the coding sequence ATGGACAGACCCCCGAGTCGGTGGCTCTTCCTCCTTCCCTTCGGTTCCCCAGCCCTGGCCCAGTCCCAAGCCCCAAGCTCTGGGGAGGCCCTTCTTTTGGCCTTTCTATTGGGGCTTTCCGCTTTTTTCTCCGCTACTGAGACCGCCCTCACCACCCTCTACCCCTGGAAGCTGAGGGAGCTTGCGGAGAGGGAAAACGGCCCCTTTCGCCTCTTGGCCCAGGACATCACCCGCTTCCTCACCACCATCCTGGTGGGGAACAACCTGGTGAACATCGCCGCCACCGCCTTGGTGACCAAGCTGGCCACCGAGGCCTTCGGCTCCGCAGGGGTGGGGGTGGCCACGGGGGCGATGACCTTCCTTATCCTCTTCTTCGGTGAGATCACCCCCAAGTCCCTCGCCGTCCACCATGCCCCCGGGATCGCCCGCCTGGCGGTCTGGCCCATCTACCTCCTTTCCCTCCTCTTCTACCCCTTGGGCCGGTTTTTCTCCTTCGCCTCGGGGGGGCTTTTGCGCCTTTTGCGCCTCGAGCCCCGGGGCACGCCCCTGGTGTCCGAGGAGGAGTTGAGGCTCATCCTGGCGGGGGCGGAGGAGGCGGGCGCCATAGAGGCCCAGGAGGAGGAGATGATCCACTCCATCCTAGAGCTGGAGGAAACCCCGGTGCGGGAGATCATGACCCCCCGGGTGGAGATGGTGGCCATAGAGGCCGAGGCCACCCTGGAGGAGTTCCTCCACCTCTTCCGCGAGCACGGCTACAGCCGGGTCCCCGTCTTCCGGGAGAGCGTGGACCACATCGTGGGGATAGCCTACGCCAAGGACCTCCTGGACTACCACTGCGAGGAGGACCTGAAGGGGCGCACCGTGGCCTCCATCGCCCACCCCCCCTACTTTGTCCCCGAGAACATGGACGCCTGGAGCCTCCTCAAGGAGCTCCGCCGCCGCAAGGTGCACATGGCCATCGTGGTGGACGAGTTCGGGGGCACCGCCGGGCTGGCCACCATGGAGGACGTGATGGAGGAGATCGTGGGGGAGATCTACGACGAGACGGACGAGCCCGAGGACGCCGCCATCAAGCGCCTCCCCAACGGTTCCCTCTCCATCCAGGCCCAGACCCCCATAGACGAGGTCTCGGAAGCCTTGGGGGTCGAGCTCCCCGAAGGGGAGTACGATACCCTCTCGGGCTTCCTCTACGAGCGGTTTGCCCGCATCCCCAGCGTGGGGGAGAGCCTGGAGTGGCAGGGCTGGCGCTTCGTGGTGGAAAGCGCGAGCCAGCGCCGCATAGAGCGGGTGCGGGTGGAGAGGTTGGTGGAGCATGGAGAGGATTAA
- a CDS encoding dihydrodipicolinate synthase family protein, whose amino-acid sequence MILPPIPTPFDREGRLDPEAFRELALALEPLVDGLLVYGSGGEGVHLSPEERRQGLRALKPKKPFLVGLMEETLPQAERALEEAKEAGASALLATPPRYYQGSLGEGLLRYYQALADRAPLFLYHVPQNTKVELPLPAVAALAQHPGVLGIKDSSGEMGRLAFYQAHLKGFRVYTGHAPTFLAALALGAEGGILAAANLVPRAYGTLLARFREGRMAEAQALQKRLFPLGDLLARGGVPLLKQALRHLGLPAGYPRPPYPGESPLWNDFVTVLESLREEGWIL is encoded by the coding sequence GTGATCCTACCCCCCATCCCCACCCCCTTTGACCGGGAAGGCCGCCTGGACCCGGAGGCCTTCCGGGAGCTGGCCCTAGCCCTGGAGCCCCTGGTGGACGGGCTCCTCGTCTACGGTTCAGGCGGGGAAGGGGTTCACCTCTCCCCCGAGGAGCGCCGCCAAGGCCTAAGGGCCCTCAAGCCTAAGAAGCCCTTCCTGGTGGGCCTGATGGAGGAGACCCTGCCCCAGGCGGAGCGGGCCCTGGAGGAGGCCAAGGAGGCTGGGGCTTCCGCTCTCCTCGCTACCCCGCCCCGTTACTACCAAGGCAGCTTGGGCGAAGGCCTCCTCCGCTACTACCAGGCCCTGGCGGATAGGGCGCCCCTTTTCCTCTACCACGTGCCCCAGAACACCAAGGTGGAGCTTCCCCTCCCCGCCGTGGCCGCCTTAGCCCAGCACCCCGGGGTCCTGGGCATCAAGGACTCCAGCGGGGAGATGGGGAGGCTCGCCTTCTACCAGGCCCACCTCAAGGGCTTCCGGGTCTACACCGGCCACGCCCCCACCTTTCTGGCCGCCTTGGCCCTGGGGGCGGAAGGAGGGATTCTGGCCGCAGCCAACCTGGTCCCCAGGGCCTACGGGACCCTTCTCGCGCGCTTTCGGGAGGGCCGGATGGCGGAGGCCCAGGCCCTGCAGAAGAGGCTCTTCCCCCTGGGAGACCTCCTGGCCAGGGGCGGGGTTCCCCTCCTCAAGCAGGCCCTGAGGCACCTGGGCCTGCCCGCGGGCTACCCTAGGCCCCCTTACCCAGGGGAAAGCCCCCTGTGGAACGACTTCGTGACGGTGCTGGAGTCCCTGAGGGAAGAGGGGTGGATTTTGTGA
- a CDS encoding MarR family winged helix-turn-helix transcriptional regulator, translating into MKGPPPPLVAELSALGYALMRLLLAQAKEVFAKEGFSLLQAEVLRLVREGVDTPSHLAEHLGVQPSQVSHLLASLEEAGFLERSLDSGDRRRVHLHLTPKGEEVQARLREAWLLAYAKHLSRLDEGELLLFRDLLKKLTEVGRG; encoded by the coding sequence ATGAAGGGTCCTCCCCCGCCCCTGGTGGCCGAGCTCTCCGCCTTAGGGTACGCCCTCATGCGCCTTCTCCTCGCCCAGGCCAAGGAGGTCTTCGCCAAGGAAGGCTTCTCCCTCCTGCAGGCGGAGGTGCTCAGGTTGGTGCGGGAAGGGGTGGACACCCCCTCCCACCTGGCGGAGCACCTCGGGGTGCAGCCCTCCCAGGTCTCCCACCTCCTGGCCTCCCTGGAGGAGGCGGGCTTCCTGGAGCGGAGCCTGGACTCCGGGGACCGGAGAAGGGTCCACCTGCACCTCACCCCCAAGGGGGAGGAGGTCCAGGCCCGGCTCAGGGAGGCCTGGCTCCTGGCCTACGCCAAGCACCTCTCCCGGCTGGACGAAGGGGAGCTCCTCCTCTTTCGGGATCTCCTAAAGAAGCTCACGGAGGTGGGGCGTGGCTAG
- a CDS encoding TolC family protein, with protein MARALVLLLLGPAWAQSALAPIQEHPLARQAQSLVQAALKALEAQRSPLALNLQGNYGRLGYDCTPPGLCQNLPESTASLTLSLVLTPFPFGEVADGLERAQIALGQAQLGYRRALAALQAQAVAAYGRHQEALLAEKVALKGVELAQAALEAAKRRQANPRELREAELSLKEAETRLEEARRGVLLARRAAEGLVDLEAPLPPVPVPDGGTYLQVEEAQLGLLEARIAYGSALRGLLPQLQASYLLYPSGSDALALSLSSRTLQPTLSYTRLDPPRPPTQVPGVGSYRTTEELRLSLALTLSPGLLAGLEAAEARLRGAEAALRAAEDQAKLQEETLRNALQGAEAALALARLRLEAEKRALEEAQRRLELGLESGLGLLRAELSLLQAELGVLQAQNNLRNRVMELYGLYGKLLEVNP; from the coding sequence GTGGCTAGGGCCTTGGTCCTCCTCCTCCTGGGGCCCGCCTGGGCCCAGAGCGCCCTAGCCCCCATCCAGGAGCACCCCCTGGCCCGCCAGGCGCAAAGCCTGGTGCAGGCGGCCCTCAAGGCCCTCGAGGCCCAGCGGAGCCCCCTGGCCCTAAACCTCCAGGGAAACTACGGCCGCCTGGGCTACGATTGCACCCCCCCGGGCCTCTGCCAGAACCTCCCCGAGAGCACCGCCAGCCTCACCCTCTCCCTGGTCCTCACCCCCTTCCCCTTCGGGGAGGTGGCCGACGGGCTGGAGCGGGCGCAAATCGCCCTGGGCCAGGCCCAGCTGGGCTACCGCAGGGCCCTCGCCGCCCTTCAGGCCCAGGCGGTGGCCGCCTACGGCCGCCACCAGGAGGCCCTTTTGGCCGAGAAGGTGGCCCTGAAGGGGGTGGAGCTGGCCCAGGCGGCCCTAGAGGCGGCCAAGAGGCGCCAGGCCAACCCCAGGGAGCTGAGGGAGGCGGAGCTCTCCCTGAAGGAGGCGGAGACCCGCCTGGAGGAGGCCCGGCGGGGGGTCCTCCTGGCCCGGCGGGCGGCGGAGGGGCTGGTGGACCTGGAAGCCCCCCTGCCCCCGGTCCCCGTGCCCGATGGGGGGACCTACCTGCAGGTGGAGGAGGCCCAGCTTGGGCTCCTCGAGGCCAGAATCGCCTACGGGAGCGCCCTGAGGGGCCTACTTCCCCAGCTCCAGGCCAGCTACCTCCTCTACCCCTCGGGGAGCGACGCCCTGGCCCTGAGCCTCTCCAGCCGCACCCTCCAGCCCACCCTCTCCTACACCCGCCTGGACCCTCCCCGCCCCCCCACCCAGGTCCCGGGGGTAGGGAGCTACCGGACGACGGAGGAGCTCAGGCTCTCCCTGGCCCTTACCCTTTCCCCGGGGCTCCTCGCCGGCCTCGAGGCGGCAGAGGCCCGCCTCCGGGGGGCGGAGGCCGCCCTCCGGGCGGCGGAAGACCAGGCCAAGCTCCAGGAGGAGACCCTCAGGAACGCCCTCCAGGGGGCCGAGGCGGCCTTGGCCCTGGCCCGGCTCCGCCTCGAGGCGGAAAAGAGGGCCCTGGAGGAGGCGCAGCGCCGCCTGGAGCTGGGCCTGGAGAGCGGGCTCGGCCTCCTCCGGGCGGAGCTCTCCCTCCTGCAGGCCGAGCTAGGGGTGTTGCAGGCGCAGAACAACCTCAGGAACCGCGTGATGGAGCTCTACGGTCTTTACGGCAAGCTCTTGGAGGTCAACCCGTGA